From the Mesotoga prima MesG1.Ag.4.2 genome, the window GGATAAAAAAGCTGAATGATTCACGCGGAGGTGTGGTAAGATGACAAAGGAAGAACTTATAAGCGCAATAAAAGAAATGACAGTGGCAGAACTTTCAGATCTTGTTAAAGCCCTTGAAGAGGAATTTGGAGTGAGCGCGGCGGCTCCAGTTGCAGTTGCGGCAGCTCCTGCAAATGGTGGGGCGGCAGCAGAGGAAGAAGAAGAGCAGACAGAATTCAAGGTAGTTTTGAAGTCTTTTGGTGCAAAGAAGATCGATGTTATCAAGGTAGTAAGATCAATAACTGGACTCGGACTCAAGGAGGCCAAGGATCTTGTGGAAAAGGCTGGAACACCGGAGGGTGTTGTAAAGGAAAACCTTCCAAAGGCGGAGGCAGAAGAATTGAAGAAGCAACTCGAAGAAGCTGGCGCCGAAGTCGAACTGAAGTAATTGAGCAATTGTCTGGTTACATATTGTCTGTATAATAAATATACCCACATCAGGGAGACGCTCTGATGTGGGTTTGGTGTGCTCAAACATACGAGAGGTGATCTAATGAGAAAGGCCAATTTTGGCAAACGTGAGCGGTGGGTCTTTGGAAGAGTGTATGAACCTCTTGAAATCCCGAATCTCATTGAGATCCAGACTCGTTCCTTCGAGTGGTTTATCAATGAAGGTCTTCTGAATGTTCTGAAGAAGTATTCACCCATCAAGTCGCAGATCCAGCGTTCGGACCTTAAGAAGGGCGAGAAAGGCTTCTCTCTGGATTTTGTAGCAACCAGAATCGGTGAGGCAAAGCATTCCATTCAGGAGTGCAAAGACAAGGGTCTCACTTATTCGGTTCCACTTTATGTAACGGTAAGAATCACTGACCTCTACACTGGAGAGATCAAAGAGGAAGAGGCCTTCTTTGGATACTTGCCATATATGACTGATAACGCCTCTTTCATAATCAACGGCGCTGAAAGGGTAATTGTTAATCAGCTTGTAAGGTCTCCAGGCGTTTATTTCGTGGATGAGCCTACAAAGGCAGTTTCTGGTTCTTTGCCAATCTATGTAGCTCACTTCCTTCCCGTTAAGGGAGCTTGGTACGAAATTCTCTTGAATCCCAACAAGCAGATCATGCAGGCAAGGATAGACAGAAGAAGGAAACTAAACTTCTT encodes:
- the rplL gene encoding 50S ribosomal protein L7/L12, with the protein product MTKEELISAIKEMTVAELSDLVKALEEEFGVSAAAPVAVAAAPANGGAAAEEEEEQTEFKVVLKSFGAKKIDVIKVVRSITGLGLKEAKDLVEKAGTPEGVVKENLPKAEAEELKKQLEEAGAEVELK